The segment CCGTATGTAATAGTACATCAGCATCTGAATGCCCTAAAAGTCCACGCTCATGTGGAATTGTAATACCGCCGATAATTAATGGTCGCCCTTCTGCAAATGCGTGCACGTCAAAGCCTTGTCCAATTCGAAACATATATCACGCTAGTCTACCTTGTATAGATAAACTAGCCTTCACCTTCTTTCTAATTTTCTCTTTAACCTTAGTATAATCAACTTCCAATAAAAGCACTAATTTTTTTAATCAATTACACCTCGGCGTAATTACATCCAGATTCTTTTCGAGCTCGCTCGAAAAGCTCTTCTTAAAACCTGTGACATCCGCCGAGGTTTGAATCCCCATTGAATTTAGGTCATTCTTGGTATTAATTCCCACTTATAGAAGGGAGGACTCCCGCTGAAGCAAATTAAACGAATATAAGCACCTTGAAAGTTTTAAATCTCTCAAGATGCTTATAATCGTTTACATGTGACGATGATTTAATATCGCTTCACCAAAAATCAAATCTTCTTTCGTTGTCATTTTGACATTTTCATAATCGCTTTCCACAATATGAATTGCATGTCCTAAACGTTCAACGAGCATCGCCTCATCGGTTCCTAAAAACCCTACCTTTTCTGCAACATCTTGCGCTTCTACAATTAAATCAAAACGGAATGCTTGAGGCGTTTGGATCATCCATAATGATTCACGATCTACCGTCTCTTTAATAAGCCCCTCTTTTACAATTTTCATTGTATCTTTCGCACGAACACCTGCAATAGCCGCACCTTTTTCAAATGCGACCTGCGCAAGCTTCGTAATTGTAGGTGTCGTAATAAAAGGGCGAGCTGCATCATGAACAAGCACAACTTCCACAGCCGTCATCTCTTTAATGCACGAATGAACCGAATACTGTCGTTCCGCACCACCTGTTGGCAATCCCTTTACTTTAGTAATTTGGTATTGCTCAAGCAATGTTTGAATGTATGCACGTTCCTCGTCTTTTACAGCCAACCAAATTCCCGCGCAATTTCCATCTTGCTCGAACACCGATAATGTATGCACTAAAATCGGTTTCCCTGCTAATGGTAAAAATAATTTATTTTGCCCAGCACCCATGCGCTTTCCGCTACCTGCTGCTGGTAAAACGACTTCATAACGCAAAAATTCCACTTCCCTAATCTTCTTTTGGCTTCGCAAAGATCATACGCCCAGCTGACGTTTGAAGCACACTCGTTACAGTTACTGTAATCGCCTGCCCTATATAGCTGCGACCACCTTCTACTACAATCATTGTCCCGTCATCTAAATACGCAACACCTTGATTATGCTCTTTCCCATCTTTGATCACGACCACTTGCATATCTTCACCAGGAATAACAACTGGCTTCACTGCATTGGCTAAGTCATTAATATTCAACACTTGAACACTGTGTAACTCACAAACTTTATTTAAATTGAAATCATTTGTTAAAATTTGCGCATCCATTTTTTTCGCTAAACGCACTAATTTTAAATCGACTTCTGCTACATCTTCAAAATCAATTTCAGTAATTAGTACTTTCGAAGCGCGCTCGTCTTGTAGACGCTTTAAAATATCTAAGCCCCGACGACCACGCGTGCGTTTTAATGTATCTGAAGAATCTGCAATATGCTGCAGTTCTGTTAGCACAAACTGTGGAACAACGAGTATCCCTTCAACAAATCCTGTTGTAGAAATGTCTGCAATTCGCCCATCTATAATGACACTCGTATCAAGCAATTTATAAAGCTCCCGTACTTCTGTTGGAAGTGATTCAGCTGATCTTTTCTTTGATGAAGCACCTCCAGTAAACATTTGCAGAAGCTCTTCACGCTTACTAAAGCCAAGTCGGAACCCTAAGTACCCTAAAATAATCGATAAAATCACTGGAATAACTGCTATCACTGCGAGGAAATCTGTCACCGCAATAAGGTCCATTTGTTTAATCGCCACTCCAACTAATGTTGCGACACTTAATCCGACAATCAAACCAAACGTACCGAATAATAAATCAGCAGCAGGTAATTTAAACAGTTTCTCCTCAGACCATGCAATGAGCCTCACAAAATAATCGGATAACACAAAAGACAACACAAATAACAAAGCAGCACCTATCGTAACTGAGATATATGGATTATTAAGCCATGCTGGACTGGATGATAAATTCATAAACTCGTATAATGGCGGTAAGAAATTAAGGCCTAATACTCCCCCAATAAATAAAAAAGCTACTTGAATAATTCGCTTTAACATGCTATTCACCTCCTAAAAATAAGTATACATGTATGACCCATTTGATGCGACGAACAAGTCCCGAAATTGTACTACAACAAAAATTGCAAATTTAACTGTTTCATAACAGAAATTGCTACTCTATCTTTATTATTCCTCAAAAATGGATATTTTAACGATAATATCTTTGTTAAATTTGTATTATATTCATTCTTTAATGACATTCCTCCTTCAAAATTATATCACTTTGTAGTTAATTACATTATTTTAGTATATTATCCGCAATATAACAGTATAAATACTTCATGAGTTAGGAGAATGCGTTTTGAATACAATAAAAGAAGTAAAAATCTCAACAGCTGATCCATCAGCCATTGGTTTATTTGGATTGGCAATCGTAACATTTGTTGCATCTACTCAAAAGCTTGGATGGACAGATGGATTAGGCTTTGTACTCCCTTGGGCAATTTTCCTAGGAGGAATCGCGCAGTTTTATGCATCTGCATTAGATGCAAAACATAATAATACGTTTGGTACAACGGCATTTGGTGCATATGGTTTGTTTTGGATGGGCGTTGGTATGAGTTGGTTAGTACAAGCTGGCGTATTCGGCGAAGCATTACAAGCATCTGCTGATACTCGTCAATTAGGTGTCGTTTATTTAGGTTACTTAATCTTTACTCTGTTCATGACAGTTGGAGCAGCAGAAACGAATAAAGTTTTATTTGCTATTTTTATTATGATTGATTTCCTTTTCGTTGGTTTAGCTTTAAGTTCATTTGGCATTATGGAAAATGGCATGCACTTACTAGCTGCTTATTCAGAACTAATCATTGCCCTTTTATCATTTTATGGTGCTGGTGCAAATGTTCTAAACAAGCATTTAGGCTTTACATTTTTAAAGCTTGGCAAGCCTCTAGGCATTTTCACAAGAGATGCATTCGCGAAAAAATCTTCATCTGTAAAAGCTTAGATAGAAAGGGAAGTCGCCATTTCGGTGAACTTCCCTTTCACTCTTTTCAGCGGAAATTCCCCCAGTACAAAAATCCTTGTTATAAATCACGAAACGATGATTTTAAGGAGTCACTTATCGTTTCGACACCAACGACTTGAATTCCTTCTGGAAACTCCCATCCACCAATATTAGATGCTGGAATAATCGCTCGTTTAAAACCTAGTTTCGCCGCTTCTTGTACACGTTGTTCGATACGTGAAACACGACGCACTTCCCCCGTTAAGCCAACTTCTCCAATAAAGCAATCTGTCGGGCGAACTGCCTGATCTTTAAAACTTGAAACAATACTTGTTAAAACTGCTAAATCAATTGCTGGTTCATCTAATTTTACACCACCAGCTACTTTAATATACGCATCTTGCGCTTGTAACATCATGCCCATACGCTTTTCTAACACAGCCATCAGCAATTGAACACGATTTTGGTCTACTCCTGTTGCCATACGTTTTGGATAATTAAAGCTAGTCGGTGTGACAAGTGATTGAATTTCAACAAGAATCGGACGTGTCCCTTCCATTGATGCAACAATTGTTGAACCCGGTGCGCCTTGTGAACGTTCCTGTAAAAAAAGTTCCGATGGATTTAATACTTCCTTCAATCCGCCATGTAACATTTCAAAAATCGCAATTTCATTTGTTGATCCGAAACGGTTTTTTTGACTGCGCAAAATACGGTGATTGTGATGGCGCTCTCCTTCGAAATAAAGCACGGTATCAACCATATGTTCTAAAATACGTGGTCCTGC is part of the Solibacillus sp. FSL K6-1523 genome and harbors:
- a CDS encoding acetate uptake transporter; this encodes MNTIKEVKISTADPSAIGLFGLAIVTFVASTQKLGWTDGLGFVLPWAIFLGGIAQFYASALDAKHNNTFGTTAFGAYGLFWMGVGMSWLVQAGVFGEALQASADTRQLGVVYLGYLIFTLFMTVGAAETNKVLFAIFIMIDFLFVGLALSSFGIMENGMHLLAAYSELIIALLSFYGAGANVLNKHLGFTFLKLGKPLGIFTRDAFAKKSSSVKA
- the ispD gene encoding 2-C-methyl-D-erythritol 4-phosphate cytidylyltransferase; its protein translation is MRYEVVLPAAGSGKRMGAGQNKLFLPLAGKPILVHTLSVFEQDGNCAGIWLAVKDEERAYIQTLLEQYQITKVKGLPTGGAERQYSVHSCIKEMTAVEVVLVHDAARPFITTPTITKLAQVAFEKGAAIAGVRAKDTMKIVKEGLIKETVDRESLWMIQTPQAFRFDLIVEAQDVAEKVGFLGTDEAMLVERLGHAIHIVESDYENVKMTTKEDLIFGEAILNHRHM
- a CDS encoding PIN/TRAM domain-containing protein encodes the protein MLKRIIQVAFLFIGGVLGLNFLPPLYEFMNLSSSPAWLNNPYISVTIGAALLFVLSFVLSDYFVRLIAWSEEKLFKLPAADLLFGTFGLIVGLSVATLVGVAIKQMDLIAVTDFLAVIAVIPVILSIILGYLGFRLGFSKREELLQMFTGGASSKKRSAESLPTEVRELYKLLDTSVIIDGRIADISTTGFVEGILVVPQFVLTELQHIADSSDTLKRTRGRRGLDILKRLQDERASKVLITEIDFEDVAEVDLKLVRLAKKMDAQILTNDFNLNKVCELHSVQVLNINDLANAVKPVVIPGEDMQVVVIKDGKEHNQGVAYLDDGTMIVVEGGRSYIGQAITVTVTSVLQTSAGRMIFAKPKED
- the radA gene encoding DNA repair protein RadA, with the translated sequence MAKKKTKFMCNSCGYEAAKWMGRCPGCGEWNTMNEEVEVISKGPRGAFQHSSTTTKAIPIINVDTPEETRIVTQMNEFNRVLGGGIVPGSLVLIGGDPGIGKSTLLLQVSALLSNQGKRVLYISGEESVRQTKLRAERLGVKSPELYIYSETNLEFLNQTIEEVQPKFVIVDSIQTVHHPEVTSAPGSVSQVRECTAELMRIAKTKNIAIFLVGHVTKEGQIAGPRILEHMVDTVLYFEGERHHNHRILRSQKNRFGSTNEIAIFEMLHGGLKEVLNPSELFLQERSQGAPGSTIVASMEGTRPILVEIQSLVTPTSFNYPKRMATGVDQNRVQLLMAVLEKRMGMMLQAQDAYIKVAGGVKLDEPAIDLAVLTSIVSSFKDQAVRPTDCFIGEVGLTGEVRRVSRIEQRVQEAAKLGFKRAIIPASNIGGWEFPEGIQVVGVETISDSLKSSFRDL